In a single window of the Sander lucioperca isolate FBNREF2018 chromosome 19, SLUC_FBN_1.2, whole genome shotgun sequence genome:
- the LOC116050146 gene encoding uncharacterized protein LOC116050146 isoform X2, whose product MAQNTNDGASRTEAYGETITSNGNDQLEGGSILSDKDKQRVQDLAHAWDLPCLTEKNRRWLFEKLLIHAVIGRVTRQIKQLRRGLKETPMWTLVTQRPDTVALLFPNEGAGNFSPEVLLQRLTWPREDSDDDDDCSVDTKCRISGYLRQFIAHSRCTETLGSAI is encoded by the exons ATGGCTCAGAACACAAATGATGGCGCTTCG AGAACAGAGGCATACGGAGAGACCATCACTTCAAATGGAAATGACCAG CTTGAAGGGGGATCCATACTGTCAGATAAGGATAAACAGCGTGTCCAGGACTTGGCCCATGCCTGGGACCTCCCTTGCCTAACTGAGAAAAACAGGAGATGGCTTTTTGAGAAGCTATTGATCCATGCT GTAATAGGACGTGTCACAAGGCAAATTAAGCAGCTGAGACGAGGTCTTAAAGAAACCCCAATGTGGACACTGGTGACCCAAAGACCTGACACAGTGGCCTTGCTTTTTCCAAACGAGGGAGCAGGAAATTTCAGCCCTGAG GTACTTCTTCAGCGACTCACATGGCCTCGTGAGGATAGTGACGATGATGACGATTGTTCAGTTGACACCAAATGCCGCATATCAGGCTATCTTCGACAGTTCATTGCTCATAGTAGGTGTACAGAGACCCTTGGAAGTGctatttaa
- the LOC116050146 gene encoding uncharacterized protein LOC116050146 isoform X3, whose translation MSCMLAVMITWLMWKAVSLKTENLEGGSILSDKDKQRVQDLAHAWDLPCLTEKNRRWLFEKLLIHAVIGRVTRQIKQLRRGLKETPMWTLVTQRPDTVALLFPNEGAGNFSPEVLLQRLTWPREDSDDDDDCSVDTKCRISGYLRQFIAHSRCTETLGSAI comes from the exons ATGTCATGTATGTTGGCAGTGATGATAACCTGGCTAATGTGGAAAGCAGTGAGCCTGAAGACAGAAAAT CTTGAAGGGGGATCCATACTGTCAGATAAGGATAAACAGCGTGTCCAGGACTTGGCCCATGCCTGGGACCTCCCTTGCCTAACTGAGAAAAACAGGAGATGGCTTTTTGAGAAGCTATTGATCCATGCT GTAATAGGACGTGTCACAAGGCAAATTAAGCAGCTGAGACGAGGTCTTAAAGAAACCCCAATGTGGACACTGGTGACCCAAAGACCTGACACAGTGGCCTTGCTTTTTCCAAACGAGGGAGCAGGAAATTTCAGCCCTGAG GTACTTCTTCAGCGACTCACATGGCCTCGTGAGGATAGTGACGATGATGACGATTGTTCAGTTGACACCAAATGCCGCATATCAGGCTATCTTCGACAGTTCATTGCTCATAGTAGGTGTACAGAGACCCTTGGAAGTGctatttaa
- the LOC116050146 gene encoding uncharacterized protein LOC116050146 isoform X1, with protein sequence MEKLKSGFCINFANSNVTRLFEGEPGHLVPSASHFLVESDMFMVAGRMVGHSFLHGGPCLLGLSPAVVHVLLGGSPETATVTLEDCPDLDIRETVELLEGGSILSDKDKQRVQDLAHAWDLPCLTEKNRRWLFEKLLIHAVIGRVTRQIKQLRRGLKETPMWTLVTQRPDTVALLFPNEGAGNFSPEVLLQRLTWPREDSDDDDDCSVDTKCRISGYLRQFIAHSRCTETLGSAI encoded by the exons ATGGAAAAACTGAAATCAGGGTTTTGCATCAATTTTG CAAACTCAAATGTTACACGGCTTTTTGAAGGAGAGCCTGGCCATTTAGTCCCCTCAGCCTCTCACTTTCTTGTGGAAAGTGATATGTTCATGGTGGCGGGGAGAATGGTAGGCCACTCCTTTCTTCATGGAGGACCATGCCTGTTGGGACTCAGCCCTGCTGTTGTTCATGTCCTGCTTGGTGGGAGTCCTGAAACTGCAACTGTTACACTAGAGGACTGTCCAGACCTGGACATCAGAGAAACAGTCGAGCTT CTTGAAGGGGGATCCATACTGTCAGATAAGGATAAACAGCGTGTCCAGGACTTGGCCCATGCCTGGGACCTCCCTTGCCTAACTGAGAAAAACAGGAGATGGCTTTTTGAGAAGCTATTGATCCATGCT GTAATAGGACGTGTCACAAGGCAAATTAAGCAGCTGAGACGAGGTCTTAAAGAAACCCCAATGTGGACACTGGTGACCCAAAGACCTGACACAGTGGCCTTGCTTTTTCCAAACGAGGGAGCAGGAAATTTCAGCCCTGAG GTACTTCTTCAGCGACTCACATGGCCTCGTGAGGATAGTGACGATGATGACGATTGTTCAGTTGACACCAAATGCCGCATATCAGGCTATCTTCGACAGTTCATTGCTCATAGTAGGTGTACAGAGACCCTTGGAAGTGctatttaa
- the LOC118493861 gene encoding uncharacterized protein LOC118493861 isoform X1: MAQNTNDGASELLLNHLLERLRSRLEHILGRMPLDLDFLEFTCTQELVFLNAVSSQVTVCPAILDSLTQLHSLINLEKEKREQHIAVVQFEQGPAGRQRMVISPEYLSKLLELNLSVPCIAKLLGMSRRTVYRRMAESDLSVKALYSTMTDEELDQCVREIKSRQPHSGYRMMKALLQARGLRVQYNRVRASMHRVDTTGVISRMVHVGCIARRTYSVPGPQSLMHIDTNHKLIRYNIVVFGGIDGFSRKIMYLGAASNNLASTTLTFFLESVEKFGFPLR; this comes from the exons ATGGCTCAGAACACAAATGATGGCGCTTCG GAACTCCTGCTTAATCATCTTTTAGAAAGACTTCGCTCTCGATTGGAGCATATTCTGGGACGCATGCCTCTGGATCTGGACTTCTTAGAGTTCACTTGCACACAAGaacttgtgtttttaaatgctgTATCCAGTCAAGTAACTGTTTGTCCAGCTATTTTAGATTCACTGACACAGCTACACAGTCTTATCAAtttggaaaaagagaaaagggagCAACACATTGCAGTTGTGCAGTTTGAGCAAGGACCAGCTGGGCGACAACGAATGGTCATATCCCCAGAGTACCTTAGCAAACTTCTGGAACTTAATCTGTCTGTTCCATGTATAGCTAAACTTTTGGGGATGTCCAGGCGCACAGTATACCGACGCATGGCTGAGTCTGATCTCTCAGTAAAGGCATTATACAGCACTATGACAGATGAAGAGTTAGatcagtgtgtgagagagattaaGTCGAGGCAGCCTCACTCTGGATATCGAATGATGAAGGCCCTTCTGCAAGCCAGAGGACTGAGGGTGCAGTATAACCGTGTCAGAGCCTCCATGCACCGTGTTGACACCACTGGTGTCATAAGCCGTATGGTCCACGTAGGATGTATTGCTCGACGGACCTACTCAGTTCCAGGACCCCAGTCTTTGATGCACATAGATACAAACCATAAATTGATTCG ctaCAACATTGTTGTCTTTGGTGGTATTGACGGTTTTTCCCGTAAG ATAATGTATCTTGGTGCAGCCTCCAACAACCTTGCATCAACCACCCTGACTTTCTTCCTAGAATCTGTTGAGAAGTTTGGTTTTCCTCTCAGGTAA
- the LOC118493861 gene encoding uncharacterized protein LOC118493861 isoform X2 — MAQNTNDGASELLLNHLLERLRSRLEHILGRMPLDLDFLEFTCTQELVFLNAVSSQVTVCPAILDSLTQLHSLINLEKEKREQHIAVVQFEQGPAGRQRMVISPEYLSKLLELNLSVPCIAKLLGMSRRTVYRRMAESDLSVKALYSTMTDEELDQCVREIKSRQPHSGYRMMKALLQARGLRVQYNRVRASMHRVDTTGVISRMVHVGCIARRTYSVPGPQSLMHIDTNHKLIRYNIVVFGGIDGFSHNVSWCSLQQPCINHPDFLPRIC, encoded by the exons ATGGCTCAGAACACAAATGATGGCGCTTCG GAACTCCTGCTTAATCATCTTTTAGAAAGACTTCGCTCTCGATTGGAGCATATTCTGGGACGCATGCCTCTGGATCTGGACTTCTTAGAGTTCACTTGCACACAAGaacttgtgtttttaaatgctgTATCCAGTCAAGTAACTGTTTGTCCAGCTATTTTAGATTCACTGACACAGCTACACAGTCTTATCAAtttggaaaaagagaaaagggagCAACACATTGCAGTTGTGCAGTTTGAGCAAGGACCAGCTGGGCGACAACGAATGGTCATATCCCCAGAGTACCTTAGCAAACTTCTGGAACTTAATCTGTCTGTTCCATGTATAGCTAAACTTTTGGGGATGTCCAGGCGCACAGTATACCGACGCATGGCTGAGTCTGATCTCTCAGTAAAGGCATTATACAGCACTATGACAGATGAAGAGTTAGatcagtgtgtgagagagattaaGTCGAGGCAGCCTCACTCTGGATATCGAATGATGAAGGCCCTTCTGCAAGCCAGAGGACTGAGGGTGCAGTATAACCGTGTCAGAGCCTCCATGCACCGTGTTGACACCACTGGTGTCATAAGCCGTATGGTCCACGTAGGATGTATTGCTCGACGGACCTACTCAGTTCCAGGACCCCAGTCTTTGATGCACATAGATACAAACCATAAATTGATTCG ctaCAACATTGTTGTCTTTGGTGGTATTGACGGTTTTTCCC ATAATGTATCTTGGTGCAGCCTCCAACAACCTTGCATCAACCACCCTGACTTTCTTCCTAGAATCTGTTGA